The Mycobacterium avium subsp. avium genomic sequence TGCGGCGGGCCAAGCACCACGGCCTGTCGGACCGCCAGATCGCCGCGCTGCGACCGGAATTGGCCGGCGAGAACGGGGTGCGGTCGCTGCGCGAACGCCTCGGGGTGCACCCGGTGTACAAGACGGTCGACACCTGCGCGGCCGAGTTCGAGGCCAAGACCCCCTACCACTACAGCAGCTACGAACTCGACCCGGCCGCCGAGACCGAGGTCGCCCCGCAGCCGCAGCGGCCGAAGGTGCTCATCCTCGGCTCGGGCCCCAACCGGATCGGCCAGGGCATCGAATTCGACTACAGCTGCGTGCATGCCGCGACGACGTTGAGCCAGGCCGGTTTCGAGACCGTGATGGTCAACTGCAACCCCGAGACGGTGTCCACCGACTACGACACCGCCGACCGGCTGTATTTCGAGCCGCTGACCTTCGAGGACGTCCTCGAGGTGTTCCGGGCCGAGCAGCAGTCCGGCGCCGGCGGTCCGGGCGTGGTGGGCGTCATCGTGCAGCTCGGCGGGCAGACCCCGCTCGGGCTGGCGCAACGCCTCGCCGACGCGGGCGTGCCGATCGTGGGCACCCCGCCGGAGGCCATCGACCTGGCCGAGGACCGCGGCTCCTTCGGCGACGTGCTGACCGCGGCCGGCCTGCCCGCGCCGAAGTACGGCACCGCAACGACTTTCGCCCAGGCCCGCCGGATCGCCGAGGACATCGGCTACCCGGTGCTGGTGCGGCCGTCCTACGTGCTGGGCGGCCGGGGCATGGAGATCGTCTACGACGAGGAGACGCTGCGCGACTACATCACCCGCGCCACCGAGCTCTCACCCGAGCACCCGGTTCTGGTCGACCGCTTCCTCGAGGACGCGGTCGAGATCGACGTGGACGCGCTGTGCGACGGCACCGAGGTGTACATCGGCGGCATCATGGAGCACATCGAGGAGGCCGGCATCCACTCCGGCGACTCGGCGTGCGCCCTGCCGCCGGTGACGTTGGGCCGCAGCGACATCGAGAAGGTGCGCCGCGCCACCGAGGCCATCGCGCACGGCATCGGGGTGGTGGGGCTGCTCAACGTGCAGTACGCGCTCAAGGACGACGTGCTCTACGTGCTGGAAGCCAACCCGCGGGCCAGCCGCACGGTGCCGTTCGTGTCGAAGGCCACCGCCATCCCGCTGGCCAAGGCGTGTGCGCGGATCATGTTGGGCGCCACCATATCCCAGCTTCGCGCGGAGGGCATGCTGGCCGCGTCCGGGGACGGCGCGCACGCCGCGCTGAACGCCCCGATCGCGGTCAAGGAGGCGGTGCTGCCCTTCCACCGGTTCCGCACCGTGGAGGGTGCCGGCATCGACTCGCTGCTCGGACCGGAGATGAAGTCCACCGGCGAGGTGATGGGGATCGACCGCGACTTCGGCAGCGCCTTCGCCAAGAGCCAGACCGCCGCCTACGGGTCGCTGCCGGCCCAGGGCACCGTGTTCGTGTCGGTCGCCAACCGGGACAAGCGCTCACTGGTGTTCCCGGTCAAACGGCTGGCCGACCTGGGTTTCCGGGTGCTGGCCACCGAGGGCACCGCGGAGATGTTGCGCCGCAACGGGATTCCCTGCGACGAGGTGCGCAAGCACTTCGAGGACCCGCAGCCCGGCCGCCCCGAGATGTCGGCCGTCGACGCGATCAAGGCCGGCGAGGTCGACATGGTGATCAACACGCCCTACGGCAACTCCGGCCCACGCATCGACGGCTACGAAATCCGTTCCGCCGCAGTGTCGGTCAACATTCCCTGCGTGACCACCGTGCAGGGCGCCTCGGCCGCCGTGCAGGGCATCGAGGCCGGCATCCGCGGCGACATCGGGGTGCGCAGCCTGCAGGAACTGCACAGCCAGATCGCCTCGGACAAGGGGCCGCGGTGACCGGGTTCGGCGCCCGGCTGGCCGCCGCGAAAGCGCAACGCGGGCCGCTGTGCGTGGGCATCGACCCGCACCCCGAGCTGCTGCGGGCGTGGGACCTGCCGACCACGGCCGACGGGCTGGCCGCCTTCTGCGACATCTGCGTCGAGGCGTTCGCCGGATTCGCGGTCGTCAAGCCGCAGGTGGCGTTCTTCGAGGCCTACGGCGCGGCCGGATTCGCGGTGCTCGAACGCACCATCGCCGCGCTGCGGTCGGCCGGGGTGCTGGTGCTGGCCGACGCCAAGCGCGGCGACATCGGCACCACCATGGCCGCCTACGCCGCCGCCTGGGCCGGTGACTCGCCGCTGGCCGCCGACGCGGTGACGGCCTCGCCCTACCTGGGGTTCGGCTCGCTGCGGCCGCTGCTGGAAGCCGCCGCCGCGCACGACCGCGGGGTGTTCGTGCTGGCGGCCACCTCCAACCCGGAGGGCGCCACCGTGCAGCGGGCCGCCTTCGACGGCCGCACGGTGGCCCAGCTGGTGGTCGACCAGGCGGCGGTGGTGAATCGGTCGACGAACCCGGCCGGGCCCGGCTACGTCGGCGTCGTGGTGGGGGCGACGGTGCTGCAGCCGCCCGATCTGAGCGCGCTGGGCGGCCCGGTGCTGGTGCCCGGGCTCGGCGTGCAGGGCGGGCGGCCCGAGGCGCTGGCCGGGCTGGGCGGGGCGGAACCGGGGCAGCTGCTGCCCGCGGTGGCCCGCGAGGTGCTGCGGGCCGGCCCCGACGTGGCGGAGCT encodes the following:
- the carB gene encoding carbamoyl-phosphate synthase large subunit — protein: MPRRTDLNHVLVIGSGPIVIGQACEFDYSGTQACRVLKAEGLQVSLVNSNPATIMTDPEYADHTYVEPITPAFVERVIAQQAERGNKIDALLATLGGQTALNTAVALYENGALDRYGVELIGADFDAIQRGEDRQRFKDIVAKVGGESARSRVCFTMDEVRETVAELGLPVVVRPSFTMGGLGSGMARSVEEVDRMAGAGLAESPSANVLIEESIYGWKEFELELMRDGNDNVVVVCSIENVDPMGVHTGDSVTVAPAMTLTDREYQRMRDLGIAILREVGVDTGGCNIQFAVNPKDGRLIVIEMNPRVSRSSALASKATGFPIAKIAAKLAIGYTLDEIVNDITKETPACFEPTLDYVVVKAPRFAFEKFPGADPTLTTTMKSVGEAMSLGRNFIEALGKVMRSLETSRAGFWTKPDPDGGLDDVLARLQTPTEGRLYDLELALRLGAPVERVAQASGVDPWFIAQIGELVALRGELIGAPVLDADLLRRAKHHGLSDRQIAALRPELAGENGVRSLRERLGVHPVYKTVDTCAAEFEAKTPYHYSSYELDPAAETEVAPQPQRPKVLILGSGPNRIGQGIEFDYSCVHAATTLSQAGFETVMVNCNPETVSTDYDTADRLYFEPLTFEDVLEVFRAEQQSGAGGPGVVGVIVQLGGQTPLGLAQRLADAGVPIVGTPPEAIDLAEDRGSFGDVLTAAGLPAPKYGTATTFAQARRIAEDIGYPVLVRPSYVLGGRGMEIVYDEETLRDYITRATELSPEHPVLVDRFLEDAVEIDVDALCDGTEVYIGGIMEHIEEAGIHSGDSACALPPVTLGRSDIEKVRRATEAIAHGIGVVGLLNVQYALKDDVLYVLEANPRASRTVPFVSKATAIPLAKACARIMLGATISQLRAEGMLAASGDGAHAALNAPIAVKEAVLPFHRFRTVEGAGIDSLLGPEMKSTGEVMGIDRDFGSAFAKSQTAAYGSLPAQGTVFVSVANRDKRSLVFPVKRLADLGFRVLATEGTAEMLRRNGIPCDEVRKHFEDPQPGRPEMSAVDAIKAGEVDMVINTPYGNSGPRIDGYEIRSAAVSVNIPCVTTVQGASAAVQGIEAGIRGDIGVRSLQELHSQIASDKGPR
- the pyrF gene encoding orotidine-5'-phosphate decarboxylase, whose product is MTGFGARLAAAKAQRGPLCVGIDPHPELLRAWDLPTTADGLAAFCDICVEAFAGFAVVKPQVAFFEAYGAAGFAVLERTIAALRSAGVLVLADAKRGDIGTTMAAYAAAWAGDSPLAADAVTASPYLGFGSLRPLLEAAAAHDRGVFVLAATSNPEGATVQRAAFDGRTVAQLVVDQAAVVNRSTNPAGPGYVGVVVGATVLQPPDLSALGGPVLVPGLGVQGGRPEALAGLGGAEPGQLLPAVAREVLRAGPDVAELRAAADRMLDAVAYLDV